Proteins encoded in a region of the Petrotoga mexicana DSM 14811 genome:
- a CDS encoding 4Fe-4S dicluster domain-containing protein, translated as MKETKFSIDIDKERCKGCGLCIEACPKDVLEFSKGYNSKGYHPAQVKNVENCIGCGFCYQMCPDVCITVKVLEKARS; from the coding sequence ATGAAAGAAACAAAATTCTCAATTGATATTGATAAAGAAAGATGCAAAGGATGTGGACTATGTATTGAAGCTTGTCCCAAGGATGTCTTAGAATTTTCTAAAGGGTACAATAGCAAAGGGTATCATCCAGCACAAGTTAAGAACGTTGAAAATTGTATAGGATGTGGTTTTTGCTATCAAATGTGTCCTGATGTATGTATAACTGTAAAAGTATTAGAAAAGGCAAGGAGTTGA